In Phycisphaerales bacterium, the sequence ACCCAGCGCGAGAGTTCGCCCGACGCCGCGATCCCGCCCTTGGCGTCGAGCAACTCGATCTTCACCGGGAGGAAGGTGACTCGATCGAGCACGTAGCGCTTGCTCCCCCACTCGCGTCCTCGGCCTGGGAGCACGATCTCGAGCCGCCCGTCCTTACGGAGCGTGGGCACAACGAGATTCAGCGACGACTCGTCCTCGGGAAGAGGCATCACGCCGAGCATTTCCAAGAGATCCAGCGGATACACCGGCACGCCGAACGCCGCCGCCGACTGGGGCGAGGCGAGGCGGTGAAGCCCCACAAGCCCGAGGCGCTTCTCGCCGCTGAGATCCAGCCACCAGTAACGCGACGAGTCCGAACCGAGCACGAAGTAGGTCTGCGAGACCTTGTCGATCCGGAGCGAGACTTTGCGCGGGCGCACGAGCAGGAGGAATCCCTCGGCGTTGTTCTCGACCGCCTTGCCCTCGTTGTCTCTGCTCTCGACGTGGATCTCGGCGTTGGCGGTCACGCACTCGAGTCGGCGGATGCGCGCGTTGTACGCCGAGGCGACTTCCGCGTACGTCACGCCTGCGGCCCGCGGCCCCTTGGATGGCGCCGATTCGACCGTCGCCCCGGGATCAATCCGACGCGGCGCCTGGGCTGTCCCGGGAGATGGTTTGGGCGTGCTCTGGCAGCCCGCGAAACCCATCGCGATGCCGGCGACCACGCCGATCACACCGTGCCGAAGGCCCGCGCCCCAATGGAGATTGCGCGTCGATGTCCACGGGGTCAATCGCCGGCCCCCGGCGCGCCACCCGATGAGCCTTCGCCCCCCGTGTCCATGATCTGTCCGACCTGGTCCAGCGCCTCCTGGATCGCGCTCTCGCTCAGACCCGGGTCTGGAATCGAGAACGTCTCCTGTGGCGTGGGGTCCTTCACGCTGACCTTGCGTTGCACGCTCAACTCGCCCTCGCGCTGCGAGACGACACGAAGAACGCGCCGGCGTACGAGCAGGAGCGTGAGCAGATATCGAAAGCCGTTCCGCCGGGCGTCGCCCTCGACCGTTGCGTCCCGCGCGAGTTCCTCGAAGAGATCAAGAAGATCCGCATCACCCAGGAGCGGACGCTTCTTCTCCTCGCTCGTGCCCATCGTGCTGCGCCACGACGCGAAGAGGACAAACGGCGCCTCGGGGCGTGAGCCGTGCTGCCACGCGTCCAGCGAGTAGTCGAGGCGTTCGAAACCACCAGAACCTTCCGGCGGATCACGCTCCACCAGCGCGGCGACATAGGCCTGCCCAACCTCGATCGGGGTCCCGGTCGCGGCGCACCGTCCTGTGGCCCGAATCAACGGGTACGAACTTCCGGTCATCATGACGGGGCATCGTAGCCGACGGCGGCAATTCACCACCGACGCATCAACCCAGCCCGCATTGAACCTCGAAGAAACGCGCCGAGGTCCCGCCCTGGCCAACGGCGAAGCGAACGCTCTTGCCACAAGTCGGACAGGTCGCGACGTACCGATCGCCGTCTTTGCTTCGATACACGCGCAGGTAGTCGCCGCGACACGAGAACCTCACACCCAGCCAGGGGCGAGCAGACCCGGTGTTTTCCCCAGTTCTATCGCGCGCATCTACATCAACGATGTCCACAGTTCCCGGCTGGCGCGGCATTTGAGGATCGATTTCCACGTACTCTCAATCGACAACGTGCCTTGCTCGGATTGAGCAGCAGTACGGACGCATTTTGTTAGGTTTCTATGGACTCTGTTTTCGGTCGCTGGGTGGTGAATGCCGATGGAACTGACGGCTCGTTGCCGAGTCGGAATCCCGGGTATAGTGTCCGCTCGCTTCGGAGGGCCGATTCTGGATGTATTGGGCAGCAGACGACCGGAGGTCGTTTGAGGTTGCCTCGCCCCCCGTGGAACGTTCGACGATGACCTCCCTATACGCTTCCCCCACCATCACGATCCTGCCCGATCCGCCGCCGCCGCCGACGGCGATTGGTCTGATTGCGGGCGGGGGTCGCCTGCCGATCCTGGTGGCCGACGGGTTGCGCGCGCAAGGCCATCCCGTGCATGGGCTTGGGCTGTCGAATCAGTATGAGTTGGAACTCCCGTCGCGTTGCTCGACCTTTGAGGAGGTCGGGCTGCTGCGGATCGGGTCGTGGGGGCGGATCCTGGCCCGCAAGGGCGTCCACCATGCCATCATGGTCGGCAAGGTGGACAAGGCCAAGTTGATGCACGACCCGTGGCGGATGTTCAAGAATCTGCCCGACGTGCGCTGCGTCGTCAACTGGTACAAGCACCTGCGCCACGACCGCCGGTCCCATGCCGTGCTGACCGCGATCGCCAACGAACTCGATCGCTGGGGCGTGGCGCTGCTCGACTCGACGGCCCCGATCACCAATGAACTTGCCGCCCCGGGGATCATGACGAACCGTCGTCCGACCGCGGAGCAGCAGGCCGACATCGATTTCGTCTGGCCCATGCTGGGCGAGGCGCTCCGGCTGGATATCGGGCAGGCGATCGCCGTGCGCGAGCGCGACGTGATCTCGGTCGAGGCGGTCGAGGGGACCGACCAGATGATCGACCGGACCGGGAAACTCTGCCGGGCCAAGGGGTGGACGCTCTGCAAGGGCGCCCGCACCGGGCACGATCGTCGCAGCGATGTCCCGACCGTCGGCATCAACACGCTCCGCAAACTCCACGAGAACGGCGGCGGGTGCCTGGCGCTCGCGGCGGGCGATGTCATCATGCTCGACAAGGCCGAGATGATCGACGTGGCCGACCGATTGGGCATCTCGATCGTCGGCGTCCCTCCCGCGCACGCCTGAATCCCATCCCCAAGCACGCGATGGATGAGCCGAAGTATGTCTCCCGCGGCGGCCTGAAACTCCGGCACGCGCTGGAGACTTTTTCAGTTGACGCCCATGGAAACGTCGCCGCCGATCTGGGGTGTTCGACGGGCGGCTTCACCGATTGCCTCCTCCAGGCTGGCGCGACAAAGGTCTATTCGGTTGACACGGCCTACGGCGAACTGGCATGGACGCTGCGCAACGATCCGCGCGTGGTCGTCATGGAGCGCACCAACGCGCTGCATGCCGAGGCACGCGAGCGTGTGGATCTTGTCGTCGCGGACATGAGTTGGACGCCCCAGCGTCTGGTGATCCCGGCGGCGCTCCGCTGGTGCAAGCCGGAGGGGCGGATCATCTCGCTTGTCAAGCCGCACTACGAACTCAAGGACGTGGACCCCAAGGGCGTGCCCCGAGGCGGTGTGCTGAGCGAGGAGCGAGCCGAGGCCGAGTTCCAGCGTGTATTGACGACGCTGCCGGGGCTTGGCGTCCGCGTCCTCGGCTCGACGAAGTCGCCGATCCTGGGCGGCGGGGGGAAGAGCAAGGGCAATGTGGAGTATCTCGTCCTGCTCCAACCGGTGTAGGTTTTTTCAGTAATCTGAATCGCTACTCACGATTCTGGACGAGATTGCCCTTGTGTGGGCCGGCTGTCCGATGGAGAATGGACCTTATCCATTCGACTAGGGAGGCCACGATGCGTTCCCACACGACCCGTGCGTTCACTCTGATCGAACTTCTTGTCGTCATTGCGATCATTGCGCTACTCATTGCGATTCTTCTTCCGGCGCTCGGAGCGGCGCGTGAGTCGATGCGATCGACCAAGTGCGCCAACAACCTCCGGCAACTGGCCGTGCTCATGACGACGTACACGGTGGACAGCCGCGACGTCTACACGCCCCACCGCTCGTCCGGCGGGAGCGCCTTCGATATGGATTGGTGGTGGGGAACGCTTATCTTTGATACGCCGCTGGGGACGCGCGCCACGCGCGAGTCGGCACCGATCGAGGCTCGGCGCGGGATGTACGAGATTTTTCGCTGCCCCAGTTTCCGAGACGGGACGAGGGTGCATGGCTTCGACTGGTCGTGGGACTTTTCGATCCACCGGGCGTCCTACGGCTTCAACGGATTCTGGCTCGGATTCTCGCCGTATGACGGCTCGCTCGCGTCGCAGTACAACGCCGGTTGGGCCAATCGAGACGGGCGTCCACTGATCACCACACGATTCGTGCGATCGTCGGACGTCTCACGCCCATCGAACACGATCTTGTTCTCCGACTCGAACCCGACACCGCATGGCGATTGGTCCGCCTCGCTGTGGTTCCCGCATCTCGAGTCCCAGTTCGAAGGGGTCTACACGCTGCACTCGAAGAAGGGGAACGTCGCGTTCACCGATGGTCACCTGGGCAAACTCGACGACGAGACCGCGAACCGGCTTGTGACCTCGAGACACCTGTGGGACCCGCGATATCCGTCATCGAGCGGCCGCTGGTGGTGAGTCGCTGTATCACCTCTCCGGCGAGGCAAGGCTCTTCCATCCTGCCGCGGGCTCGTCGGTGGGGTGGAGTTCTCGCCAGAGGCGTTCGAGGAGCGGGCGCAGGCCGAGTTTCGCCGCCCCGCTGATCGCGAGGACATCGCGCTCGGGTTGCAGCGAGAGTGCCGAGCAGAAGTCGTTGACCGCGGCACGCTGCTCCTCCTCGCCTCCAAGCAAGTCGATCTTGTTGAGCACGACGATCTCGGGCTTGTCGGCGAGGGCGTTGGAATACGCCGAGAGTTCCTCGCGGATCGTGCGATAGTTGTCGGCCGGATTGCTCCCGTCAGGCGGCATGGCGTCGAGGAGGTGCACGATGATCTTGGTGCGCTCGATGTGGCGGAGGAAATCGTGCCCGAGCCCCGCGCCGTGGGCGGCGCCCTCGATCAGCCCCGGGATATCGGCGAGCACAATTCTCCGGCGCGGATCGACCTCGGCGATGCCGAGTTGGGGGCTGAGCGTCGTGAAGGGATAGTCGGCGATCTTGGGGTTCGCGCGGGTGAGGGCCGCGAGGAGCGTGGACTTGCCCGCGTTGGGCATGCCGACAAAGCCGACGTCGGCGATGAGTTTGAGTTCGAAGCGGAGTTCGAAGCGTTCGCCCTCGCCGCCGGGCGTGGCCTTGCGGGGCGTCTGGTTGACCGCTGATTTGAAGTGCTCGTTGCCGAACCCGCCTCGTCCGCCCCTGGCGATGACGATTTGCTCCTCGGGGCGAAGGTCGTGCATGAGTTCGCCGGTCTTGTGGTTGAAGACCATCGTGCCAGGCGGAAGTTTGATGATGAGGTCCGGGGCGTTCTTGCCGTGGCACTGCTTCTTGCCGCCGGCCTCGCCCTCCTGGGCGCTCCAGAACGGGTTGCCTCGGAAGTCGTAGAGGGTGCTCATGCCGCCCTCGGCCTGGAGGATGACCGAGCCGCCGTCGCCACCGTCGCCGCCGTCGGGCCCGCCCTTGGGTTCGGCCTTTTCACGGCGGAAGGAGACATGCCCGGCCCCGCCGTGGCCGGCTTGTACGGTGATGATGGCGCGATCGACGAACATCGACGATCGTATGGACCGCCGATCGTGCTCGCGTGGCGAGACGCGTTAGGCCGCGCGGGAGAGTAAGCCGCGGTGGAAGCAGGCAAAGAGCCGCTCCCGATCGCCCTCGCGGGCAAAGCGGGTGAAGGCCAGGGCCATGCGGACGGGGCCCGCCTCGGCGTCGTCCATCCACACGACGTTGCCAAAGGCGAAGACCGAGCGCCCGGGTCCGCCGATCTTCTCGGTGACATACTCGGGAAGGTCGATCCGGATCGCGACGCCGGCACCCGGCTCGAGGGCACGATCGAGTTCGAACTGGACGCCGCCCTCGGAGATGTCGTAGGCGTGCCCGTCGAGAGTGAACTTCTCGTCCGAGAGCAGGCGGATCGAGAGGGGGGCGTGCATGGGAAGGAGCGCGAAGCGCTCGAAACGACGACGATTGGTGATGTATCCGCTCATGGTGCCTCGCCCGGTCTGGTGGTGTGCCGTGGATCGACCCTCGCAGACCCGTGCCCGCGACGCGTCCATAGATGAGGTATCGGACCCGGCACGGGGCGACTTCAGGCAACCTCGGACAAATCGGAAACTTGCCGTGTTTGGAGCACCACGCTGCAGGTCGAGTTCACCGGCCCTGCGGGGGGATCCCCCTGCCTTCGCCCGTATCAGGCGCCCCGCACGTCTGGCGGCTCGACGATGACCTGGACGCTCAGGCGGTCGATGGGCTGGCCCACGATCCTGGCGATCTCGGCCCTGGTCTCACCCTGGAGCGCCTCGAGCAGCGGGCGAATCACCGACTCGGGAAGATCGACCACGCGACCGTCGGGAAGCGAGGCGTGCGCGTGGGGCGAGAGGTCGGCATCGAATCGGCAGGCGCCCTGGCTCTTGCCCCCACCACGCGTGTCAAACGTCGGCACGCGTCGGCACAGCCCGGCCACACAGAGCGCCTCGAGCGTGTTGTAGACCGTCGCGAGGCTGAGGCCCGGTTCGCGCTCTCGCACCTGCGCGTGGAGTTCCTCGGCGGTCGG encodes:
- the lpxI gene encoding UDP-2,3-diacylglucosamine diphosphatase LpxI (LpxI, functionally equivalent to LpxH, replaces it in LPS biosynthesis in a minority of bacteria.); its protein translation is MTSLYASPTITILPDPPPPPTAIGLIAGGGRLPILVADGLRAQGHPVHGLGLSNQYELELPSRCSTFEEVGLLRIGSWGRILARKGVHHAIMVGKVDKAKLMHDPWRMFKNLPDVRCVVNWYKHLRHDRRSHAVLTAIANELDRWGVALLDSTAPITNELAAPGIMTNRRPTAEQQADIDFVWPMLGEALRLDIGQAIAVRERDVISVEAVEGTDQMIDRTGKLCRAKGWTLCKGARTGHDRRSDVPTVGINTLRKLHENGGGCLALAAGDVIMLDKAEMIDVADRLGISIVGVPPAHA
- a CDS encoding methyltransferase domain-containing protein, encoding MDEPKYVSRGGLKLRHALETFSVDAHGNVAADLGCSTGGFTDCLLQAGATKVYSVDTAYGELAWTLRNDPRVVVMERTNALHAEARERVDLVVADMSWTPQRLVIPAALRWCKPEGRIISLVKPHYELKDVDPKGVPRGGVLSEERAEAEFQRVLTTLPGLGVRVLGSTKSPILGGGGKSKGNVEYLVLLQPV
- a CDS encoding DUF1559 domain-containing protein, whose product is MRSHTTRAFTLIELLVVIAIIALLIAILLPALGAARESMRSTKCANNLRQLAVLMTTYTVDSRDVYTPHRSSGGSAFDMDWWWGTLIFDTPLGTRATRESAPIEARRGMYEIFRCPSFRDGTRVHGFDWSWDFSIHRASYGFNGFWLGFSPYDGSLASQYNAGWANRDGRPLITTRFVRSSDVSRPSNTILFSDSNPTPHGDWSASLWFPHLESQFEGVYTLHSKKGNVAFTDGHLGKLDDETANRLVTSRHLWDPRYPSSSGRWW
- the obgE gene encoding GTPase ObgE, whose protein sequence is MFVDRAIITVQAGHGGAGHVSFRREKAEPKGGPDGGDGGDGGSVILQAEGGMSTLYDFRGNPFWSAQEGEAGGKKQCHGKNAPDLIIKLPPGTMVFNHKTGELMHDLRPEEQIVIARGGRGGFGNEHFKSAVNQTPRKATPGGEGERFELRFELKLIADVGFVGMPNAGKSTLLAALTRANPKIADYPFTTLSPQLGIAEVDPRRRIVLADIPGLIEGAAHGAGLGHDFLRHIERTKIIVHLLDAMPPDGSNPADNYRTIREELSAYSNALADKPEIVVLNKIDLLGGEEEQRAAVNDFCSALSLQPERDVLAISGAAKLGLRPLLERLWRELHPTDEPAAGWKSLASPER
- a CDS encoding PilZ domain-containing protein, whose amino-acid sequence is MSGYITNRRRFERFALLPMHAPLSIRLLSDEKFTLDGHAYDISEGGVQFELDRALEPGAGVAIRIDLPEYVTEKIGGPGRSVFAFGNVVWMDDAEAGPVRMALAFTRFAREGDRERLFACFHRGLLSRAA
- a CDS encoding transcriptional repressor, whose protein sequence is MRDTPSNHEAHTQTVGPTLERHGIRPTRQREVVFAALRDSRTHPTAEELHAQVREREPGLSLATVYNTLEALCVAGLCRRVPTFDTRGGGKSQGACRFDADLSPHAHASLPDGRVVDLPESVIRPLLEALQGETRAEIARIVGQPIDRLSVQVIVEPPDVRGA